The genomic DNA TGAGCTAATATCTTCAACTGAGGCGCCCAACCCGTCCAAACAAACCCACGACCTCTCGTTCGCTCCTCGAATCCTTCCGgtagttcaattttttttcttagagcCCAAAAGAAGGGCAACCCTGATTGCTCAAATCCAAGAGCCAGCTCTGTGAAATCTTGTTGAGTTGGTTGAATTTCACTCCCCAGTGCTATAAAAACCACTGATCCTTTCTCTTGCTTGTCTAACCACTCAACAATCGTACCCCATGTGCTATCTTTGTTGCTGTCTCCGCTTTCTTGCGCCGGGGGTGGCAATAAGCCCACTGGGATTACAGGTATATCATGAAGCTCTCCCAGGAGCTCCAGCCACTCACCTTCTATCTCCGTGCAGGTTTTAATAGCCAAGGCATCGGCGCCTAAGTAGATAGTCAAGAGACGAAACCAGTCCGAAACACCGGAAGCATTTTCAtcaaagttttcaaaaattttcttcgCCTCAAACAACCGATACGCTATTTTGGTTGGAAACGGGACCCATTTGGGAGGGACGGTGAAATCCTTGGCCTCTGTTCGGGGTTCTTGAGCGTTCGTTACACTCGACTTTGACGGTCCTAAAATGCACAAAAATGATGCGTTGAAAATACTAAAGAAAGCCCGGGAGATGCCTAGCTTGGTAGCAATTGGTGGTAGCCAGTGAGGGGCAAAGTCGTGAATAATCCAATCAGGAGCTGATGTTTCTAAAAATTGAGATAAAGGTTGTTGGAGGCCATCGTGGGCTTTCTTAAGGTATGGGATTATGTGGTATGGCACGTCCATGGTAGCTTCTGCGTTTTCTGGCAGGTTTTCTACATGGGGTAAGGGAAGCTTCACGAAAGTTATTGAAGGAGCTAAATTTGATGGGATCTTCGGAAGGCGTTCAATGTTTCTTGGGGTTGATATGAATGAAATACGGTGACCCTTTTGGGCTATGAGCTTGCCAAGCTCTAAAAATGGAATTAAGTGACCGAAGGCTAGCCATGGGAACATGGCTATATGAAGCTTCTTCGAATCACCCATGGAGTTCATGGTTATGGCCTTCTGAGTTTCTCCTATCTGCGTGGCTGAGTACTATTACttacaataataatattacCATGACTATATTTGTCGGCCACATACTCAGGATCAGAATCTCCTCCCATTGGAAGGAAAATTAGGCTCCGTTTGCCAACAGCCCAGAGAGGCCGAAACTACCCTAGCctcttgggggtggtccgaccacctcCAAATGCAccaaatcccttttttttttgggccaagggggtggccagaccacccccttggccatgggggtggttcgaccacccccagattggccagggggtggctccttggccaaaaatggggtggctagaaccaccccatctttctcctccttttttttttttttttttttttctctaatattttgctttaaacaaaaaaatttaatattaaaaaatacacttttgctGCACCTGTCAGATGGCACTGTAGCTGAAACATTACCGTTTCAGCTACAATGCCGGCCCCCGGCTGTTGGCAAACGGGGCCTTAGAGTTTCTCTAATCCTAAATTTCGGCCATTCAATCTCATCTAATGGCCGACAAAATTATAGGTAtcccattaaaattaaaataataaaatattatttaatttttaaaaagaaaataataaaaaattaaaattaattaataaaaaaatggggtggccggtcaccccaGGTTAGCctaggggtggctgaagccaccctaGACCAGATggtccttaggggtggttcagccacctccAATTAGGgccaataaaaatttgaaacttttttgatttggacattagGCCACCCCCAATCGGCCCTTGGGGGTTGTTCGACCACTCCCAAgggtccaaattaaaaaaaaaattttaattaaattgttttgGCCCGAGCCACCCcgaagggccatggggtggccgaagccgtCCCTAGGCTAAACTAGgttggctggccaccccagtttttttattatttgattttaactttttattaattttacttttattttattttaaaattttaaataatattttattattttaattttaaaaggacACGTATCATTTTGGAGGTCAttaggggtggttcgaccactcaCAAGggtccaaataaaaaaataaataaaaaaataaatttttttggcccttgccacccccaagagccatggggtggccaaagctgCCCCTaggccggccaccccaatttttttattatttaattttaacttttcatTAATAGATTTTAATAAGATACATGTTATTTTCTAGGCCATTGAATGAGATTGAATTTCCAATTTACAATTGGAGAAACTACAATTATACCCcggaggggatccggatccaaGGCTGACAGTTGGGATAATTGGAGCCCAGCCTTGGCAGTTAATGTTTGGAAGAGTACTACATGATGATTTAAAAAGCCTTtacaatttgtcaaatttgGAAATTCGCGTTGAACCCcaaatgaggtttttttttttctctttttttacaCTCCAAATGAGGGATCCACATCCATGCGCGTGGtaaataaaaataggaaaaaatataatttattaatcatttttattttagctttttaatatttaaaaaagtgataaagtaacccatcaaactactaaatAGTTATAATTTGACAATTCTGTTAGTCATTATcgtaaaaaatgataaaaaattcaaaactacgttgttttggcaatgttaagttactaaaatatcctttaggaaaaaaaaatcaatttaaaaaatactctcctaaacgacgtcgttttgaagggaaaaaagaagaagaaaaaaaaaaaaaggaaattgtggtttaggggtggctcacttggcttgccggccacccccatggcctatggggtggccggcgagccacccctaatcaccgttttttttttttttttccttcccctCAAAACGACTTCTACACCgaattaactttaaaaaaagacgttttgcatttttcatctaATTTGACAGTGTTGACTAATGGAGTAGCCAAATGGTTATGACTAATAGTTTAGGaagctaaattatatttttcccataaaaatacGTACCCCACATGTGCTGTTAAAAAAACTGAGGATCAAGATTTTTTAGGCAAACGACGCCGTggaataaaagaaaggcaaacaGTAGAAGCAATTCAAGCAAACGTTTAACTTTAAGGCAattgaaagaaaacaataatatgcccataaaagaaaaagaaagaagaaagaaaacagtaaTCTCAAACGAGTGTGTTCAGTTTCTCCGAATTTCCGCTTAGAAGATAAAGTGGTTGTTgaatttttataaagaattcaTTCATAATTGTATCCTATTATACtctaaaaacttaagttaatgAACTTGAGTCAATGTGATGAAACTGTCATGAGTGCACTTGTGCGTGTTGAACAATAAAGAATCCAACAATACCTTTCTTGGGAGGGGAAACTGTGAGAtcgaaaatgataaatttaaagcACTAGcagcaaactttttttttttttcttaagtttagaacacaaaactattttttgctttcttatgaaaatatattttataatagcttctctttattttccttctaccattaaaattttattttttttataataaaatacaagtttcctatttactcttactttttttcacaaaatctcaacacaatcctcaattaaagataaaaagatgaaagatgagaaaaaaatatatatatatatttacattaaaataatgtataggaaaCTAACAGCCCTGCACATTAGAAAACACTATTACAAGACTTGAGGTTCAGTTAAACTATAACAAGACTTGAGAGTTGGTTAAATATAACAagagttagttttttttttttttttttttttttaatttttcccaaaCATAATGAATGAAATTGTATATAAATCGTTCGGTGCTAATGCTCTTAGAGAAGAAGGTGTTAACGTAACTCGGCCGTTGAAGACCTTTGAGGGCCGAATTGACTGTtgctaagagagagagagccttacTTTTTGGAAATGGACAGCTTGCACAATTTGGAAGAGCGGGCAACGGTCGGCAGCGGCATACGGTAGTAGTCGCTCAAGAGACGTCATTGATGATTATTTCatatttgggtaaagtccacatacccccctcaaactaccacccaattgacaatgtccctcccaaactttcaattgcgacaatgtactcctcaaactaccaaaatattatcaatatccccccaaagctaacaaaaagatcaaaatgcccctatatatttatcaatatgacaaaaatacctctaaaattcaaaaaaaaaattattttaatttttaaacttttttttaaaaaaccgaaaattttattttaaaaaaaaatcaatttttatttttttaaaatatgtttaaaaaaaaaacgaaaattttatttttttaaacgaaaatattttattttttaaaaaaaaagggaaaatttttACTTaagaattataaaagaaaacttaaaaaaaaaaaaaaacgaaaattttcaattttataaaaaaaaaaaatcgaaattttttaattttttttttctaataaaaagatttttttttagatttttccagaaattttagtttttttttaaaaaaaattttactaagggtagtttcgtcaatgaggaggacattgataatgttttggtagtttgaggggtacattgtcacaatttaaagtttggggagacattgtcaattgtgtggtaatttgaggaggatatgtggacttttcccttcatattttaagaaaaactcTAACAAGGCAGGGCTGAGAGAACCACGTTAGAATAGTGGGATGACAGTAGTTGATTGGTCTACGAAATGGCAATTTTCTTTAACAAAcacaagaaaagagaaggatTATATGGTCATTCTcgctatttttttgtttttgtttttgattttttaaattaaagaaagaaacaaagttATAAGTGAGGGTGTTTCATCCCAACCAAAGGCACCCTTTGCCAAATGGTCGGACCGAAAGTGGAGCGGATCgaactcaaaattttgaaaatttctctaaaaataaattttaatatttttattttttatattatattatttattttttattattatttaaataaaaaaaattattacaaaacaaaattttttatttttttatataaaacattcttttNNNNNNNNNNNNNNNNNNNNNNNNNNNNNNNNNNNNNNNNNNNNNNNNNNNNNNNNNNNNNNNNNNNNNNNNNNNNNNNNNNNNNNNNNNNNNNNNNNNNTTACAGATAGAGGAAAATACAGATCTGCTGGAGCATCTCAACAAGTTCAACATGTTGAATACACAATTGTTGAATTTTGCAGTGAAGattggagaagaagataaagcgATACTTCTGTTGGCATCGCTTCCCCCTTCTTATGATCACCTGGTTACAACATTGTTATATGGGAAAGAGACTCTGGCGTTTGAAGAGGTAACAGGATCTCTCTTGTCACATGAGACGCGAAGAAAACCTATCAATGATCAGGCTGATGGGCTTGTGGCACGGTTTGAGCCAAAGCGTGGAAAAGATAAGTTTAAGGGGAAGAATGGCAGAGGTAAGCAGTATCGGTCTATGTCACGATCGGCACAGAGTGGAGAATCTCGGTCAGATGCAAAAGATGTGGAGTGCTATTATTGTCATAAGAAagggcactacaaaaaattttgCAGGCTGATGAAACAAGATCTTGAAGATAAGAAGAGACAAGGTTCTGGAGATTCAGTCAGTGTGGCCGATGGTGAGTCTGATGATAGCGAGGTTAGCGCAGATGTTCTTTCAGTTTCCTCAGGTAAAAATTCTCTCATAGACTCTTGGGTTTTGGATTCTGCTTGTTCATATCATATGTGTCCGAATAGGCAGTGGTTCGACACATTTAAATCCTGTAATGCGGGTACAGTGCTAATGGGCAATGATGCTAGGTGTAAGGCCATTGGACTAGGTACCATAA from Corylus avellana chromosome ca6, CavTom2PMs-1.0 includes the following:
- the LOC132184960 gene encoding putative UDP-rhamnose:rhamnosyltransferase 1: MNSMGDSKKLHIAMFPWLAFGHLIPFLELGKLIAQKGHRISFISTPRNIERLPKIPSNLAPSITFVKLPLPHVENLPENAEATMDVPYHIIPYLKKAHDGLQQPLSQFLETSAPDWIIHDFAPHWLPPIATKLGISRAFFSIFNASFLCILGPSKSSVTNAQEPRTEAKDFTVPPKWVPFPTKIAYRLFEAKKIFENFDENASGVSDWFRLLTIYLGADALAIKTCTEIEGEWLELLGELHDIPVIPVGLLPPPAQESGDSNKDSTWGTIVEWLDKQEKGSVVFIALGSEIQPTQQDFTELALGFEQSGLPFFWALRKKIELPEGFEERTRGRGFVWTGWAPQLKILAHDSVGGFLTHCGWGSVTEALQFGRALILLPFLTDQGLVARFLEEKQTGVEVPRNEENGSFTRESVAKTLRFVIEDVEGKIYRDNAKEMATIIGGKDLHSTYIDKFVEFLENRGRVKEG